The DNA sequence CCCGCTGGTAGTTTTGGTTGATCGCTTCAGTGCCTCGGCCTCTGAGATATTTGCTGCTGCGATGCAGGATTATGGACGGGCATTAATTGTCGGTGAACCAACGTTTGGTAAAGGGACGGTACAACAATACCGTTCGCTGAGTCGTATTTATGATCAGATGTTGCGTCCGGACTGGCCAGCATTGGGGTCGCTGCAGTACACCATACAAAAATTTTACCGTATCAACGGGGGCAGCACTCAACGTGAAGGCGTAACGCCAGATATTTTGATGCCTACAGGTATTGAGGCTGTTGAAACAGGTGAAAAGTATGAGGATAACGCCCTTCCCTGGGACAGCATCAATGCGGCAAGCTATAAAGCCACAGGTGATGTGAAGTCAATGCTTCCTGCGTTGCAAAAAGATCACGACACTCGCATTGCTAATGATCGTGAATTCCAATACATCATTACTGATATGGCGCGCTTTAATGCCGCTAAAGATAAACGTTTCACTATTTCTCTCAATCTTGCTGAACGTGAAAAAGAGAATCATGAAGATGATACGTTACGCTTACAGCGTATTAATGCCCGACTGCAGGAAGAAGGTAAGAAGCCACTGGCCAAACTTGATGACTTGCCTAAAGACTATAAGGATCCAGACCCTTATCTCGATGAGACAGTGAAAATTGCTGATGATCTGGCAAAGTTATCAACTGGCGAATAACAGCTGACAACACCCTCTGATGTGCATTTCGTTAAGGCGCGTTGATCCGTACTCACGGGTTAGCGCGTTTGCTCCTCAAAGCATCTTACTTTGATCCTGAGATGTTTTTCTGCAGAACAATACTCTGTCTCACTATATGGTGGTTGCTGTTTAGGCGGTGAGGCCAGACTTGAGGGTTCTGGTAAGTGTAAAGTTATGTTTTGTTTGATCGTTAAAGGTTAAGAGTGCTTGAAATGTTACGTTAAGACCCTACGATATGAGTATGTTCAGACTGTAACCTATTATTAACCTGGGAATCTTAAACGTTATGATGCGTATCGCTCTTTTTCTACTTACAAACCTGGGTGTCATGCTGGTCTTTGGGATCATTCTCAGTCTAACTGGCATTCAATCCAGTAGTATTCAGGGTCTGCTTATCATGGCTGCTCTGTTTGGCTTCGGTGGTTCGTTTGTCTCATTGTTGATGTCTAAATGGATGGCGCTCCGTTCTGTTGGCGGAGAGGTAATCGAACAACCTCGCAATGATACTGAGCGTTGGTTATTGCAGACCATTGCCCAGCAGGCGCAACAGGCAGGGATCGCAATGCCGCAGGTCGCTATTTATCATGCGCCTGACATCAATGCTTTTGCTACCGGTGCCCGTCGTGATGCATCTCTGGTCGCTGTGTCTACGGGACTGCTGCAAAATATGAGCAGGGATGAAGCAGAAGCAGTACTGGCTCATGAAGTCAGTCATATTGCTAATGGCGATATGGTGACGATGACCCTGATTCAGGGGGTTGTGAACACCTTTGTAATCTTCATATCACGTATTATCGCTCAGATAGCTTCTGGTTTTCTTTCAGGCGATCGTCAAGAAGGTGAGAGCAGCAATGGCAATCCCATGGTCTATTTTGCGGTTTCTATGGGACTGGAGCTGGTTTTTGGCATCCTCGCCAGCATTATCACCATGTGGTTTTCACGTCATCGTGAATTCCATGCTGATGCCGGCTCCGCGAAATTGGTGGGTCGCGATAAGATGATTGCAGCGTTGCAGCGTCTTAAAACCAGCTATGAACCTCAGGAAGCAGGCTCTATGATGGCTTTTTGCATCAATGGGAAGTCGAAATCACTCAGTGAGCTGTTTATGTCTCATCCACCATTAGATAAGCGCATTGAAGCACTGCGCAGTGGACAATATCTTAATTAAGAATATTTTTCATCACTTTGCCGGCGAAAGCCGGCTCGTTGTTTCTCCCGCCTGACAAGTTCAGATCAAACTCAGATCAACTTCCGGTAATGATTCAAAACCGGGATGTGCGAAATAGTAACCCTGCACATAATCGATATCGAGAGTCTTCAGAAAATCATATTCTTCTTTTGTTTCAACACCCTCGGCTAGAATTTCAATGTTTAATGCCCTAAGCATATCGACGGTATGCTTCACGATAATCTGGCGATTTCGGTCCTTGTGAATGTGGCGAATCAGTGCCATATCGAGTTTGACCAGATCTGTCTGAAAATCGGCCAGCAGATTCAGCCCCGAATAACCGGCACCAAAATCGTCAATCGCAGTACGTAAATTGAGTTTGGTATAACATTCAATGATGGACATGAGCTGTTTGCTGTCAGTGGCTTGCTCGTTTTCAGTGAACTCGAACATAATATTTTCTACAGGAAATTGATAGCGGCGAGCGGCTTCCAGCGTGGTCTGGATACAACGTTCAGGGCGGTAGATAGCATTAGGTAAAAAATTGATACTCAGCACACCAGATAGTCCGAGTTGTGAAGCCAGTGAGATGGCTTTGACCCGGCAGTGCTGGTCGAAATGGTACCGTTGCTTGTCAGTGACTTTTGACAACACACTGAATGCGGATTCATTGTTACATCCACGGACCAGTGCTTCATAACCAAAAATTTGTTTGCGTTTGCAATCTATGATTGGCTGAAACGCCATAGTGAAATCTATCCCTGACGAATGATGCTCGGTACAGTTGAGGCAGCGAACGGGTACTAAACCTACGGATGGAGGGGTCATTAGTGCCAATTTCCTGAATAAAAGGGAAGTACAAGCATCACTCCTGATGGATGGTGCAATGCTTCAGTCGCGAATCAATCATATACTCCATCGGCACAGGAGAAGGGAGATTTAGCCGTTGAGAGAATGTTTTTAACAGCTTATAGCATTGATTATGTCGAATATTGCTCGTGTCGCTCGCGATGCTATCCTCACTGAATAGTCTGATTGAATTAACAGTTTAAGAGAAACCCTCGGAGAAAATAGTAGCAGATGATGGTAAGGACTATCGGCTGGCCGCGGTAATAAAAAGGTAATATTCGTCGTTGTTGATTGTAATAGCAATCAGGGGAGAAATAAATAATATCATTTTTCGATATCAGTTATGTCATTAATTTTATGTCGAAAAATAAGTATTGATTGCAACAGACGAAGAAATTCTTTTTTTCACAAGAGAAATATCTCTTCTGGTGGGCCCGGTGGCATTAGCTGCCTCAGAGTGCTTCCAGTGTGCAGATCTCGCAATTGCTGCTTAGACCGTGTGCTCAGCCAGCATTACAGTTAATTTATTTCACAGCAGTGATGTCCTGGGCTATTGGCAGTAGTGGGCTGGATCAATTGACTGAGGAATATAACTATTTCATATGTGCCAAATAACGAATCACAAAATATAACTGCAGGGCATAATTTGATATTTTTTGCTCTATAGTCACCATTTTAGTCATACTCTTTAACAATATATCCTGAAGCCGTCTCGTGATTTGGCAAATTCGTTTTAATTGTGCGCAATAAAACCTGCTCTTTTAAAAATGGCTTGCCATTAATAAACGAATATGTGATAACCCATAAGGGTAAAACGAGGTACAGTTCTGTTTATGTGTGGCATGTACAGTAAAGAAGATTCGGATAAAGATGTTGTCGTTGTATACCACTTTTTCGTCGATCCTTGTTTGATGCCTCATGCAGTAATGTCTCTGGTTTTTCAGTGTGTCAGCCTCAGGGCGTATTAAAAATAGTAAGGAATTTGCAAAATGGCAAAGATTAAAGGTCAGGTTAAGTGGTTCAACGAGTCTAAAGGTTTTGGTTTCATCACTCCGGCAGACGGCAGCAAAGATGTTTTCGTCCATTTCTCTGCTATCCAGGGTAACGGTTTTAAAACTCTGGCAGAAGGTCAAAACGTTGAGTTTGAAATTCAGGATGGACAGAAAGGCCCGGCTGCAGTAAACGTAACTGCTATCTGATTCTCGGGATGCAACGTTTGCTGTATCGCGATACAGTAAACAGAATCTTACAAAAGCCCTGTCGATGATTCGACGGGGCTTTTTTACAATCGACGACTTTATCAGTGATATCCTGACTGGCGATATTCGTCATGCTGTTCACTGGAGAATGATTTATGTCTTATCTTTGCCCACTTTGCGCCTCCCCTCTGCAACAACTTTCAGCAGTATGGCGTTGCCAGCATGGGCATCAGTACGACCGTGCAAAAGAGGGGTATGTCAATCTGCTTCCTGTGCAGTTTAAACGCTCAAAACAGCCTGGCGACAGTGCTGAAATGGTACATGCTCGGCGTACTTTTCTTGGTGGTGGACATTACAGTGCACTGCAACATAATGTGTGTGCGCTGGTTAGTAAGTGGTTTCCCTCCAGTGCCAACAGTCTGCTTGATATTGGTTGTGGAGAAGGTTATTACACCGGAGCCGTTGCACATCAGGCGCAATCACTCGGGGCAGCGAAAGTATTCGGTCTTGATGTTTCAAAAGAAGCGATACGCTTTGCTGCAAAGCGTGAAAAGCATGTTCAGTTTTCGGTTGCTTCAAGTTCCCGGCTGCCTTTCGCTGATGCAGCTATTGATATGGCCACCTGCATTTATGCGCCCTATAAGCTTGAAGAGCTAACCCGGGTTATCGCCTCAGAAGGGTATGTGGTTATTGTTACGCCGGGACCCCGTCACCTTATTCAGTTTAAATCGCTTATCTATACGCAGGTGAAGGAACACAGTGCCGAGCTTTCACCACTTACTGGCTTCCTGCTCCGGGAACAAGTGGTGTTAAGTTACCCAATGTTGTTGAGTGGTAGTGACGCGGTAGCTTTGTTGCAAATGACCCCCCTTGCCTGGCGAGCCAGTAGCGAGGTTTGGCAGCTGCT is a window from the Erwinia sp. genome containing:
- the htpX gene encoding Protease HtpX (ID:JIFNMEKO_01247;~source:Prodigal:2.6), which gives rise to MMRIALFLLTNLGVMLVFGIILSLTGIQSSSIQGLLIMAALFGFGGSFVSLLMSKWMALRSVGGEVIEQPRNDTERWLLQTIAQQAQQAGIAMPQVAIYHAPDINAFATGARRDASLVAVSTGLLQNMSRDEAEAVLAHEVSHIANGDMVTMTLIQGVVNTFVIFISRIIAQIASGFLSGDRQEGESSNGNPMVYFAVSMGLELVFGILASIITMWFSRHREFHADAGSAKLVGRDKMIAALQRLKTSYEPQEAGSMMAFCINGKSKSLSELFMSHPPLDKRIEALRSGQYLN
- the cspC gene encoding Cold shock-like protein CspC (ID:JIFNMEKO_01249;~source:Prodigal:2.6), with amino-acid sequence MAKIKGQVKWFNESKGFGFITPADGSKDVFVHFSAIQGNGFKTLAEGQNVEFEIQDGQKGPAAVNVTAI
- the bluF gene encoding Blue light- and temperature-regulated antirepressor BluF (ID:JIFNMEKO_01248;~source:Prodigal:2.6) yields the protein MTPPSVGLVPVRCLNCTEHHSSGIDFTMAFQPIIDCKRKQIFGYEALVRGCNNESAFSVLSKVTDKQRYHFDQHCRVKAISLASQLGLSGVLSINFLPNAIYRPERCIQTTLEAARRYQFPVENIMFEFTENEQATDSKQLMSIIECYTKLNLRTAIDDFGAGYSGLNLLADFQTDLVKLDMALIRHIHKDRNRQIIVKHTVDMLRALNIEILAEGVETKEEYDFLKTLDIDYVQGYYFAHPGFESLPEVDLSLI
- the rlmA gene encoding 23S rRNA (guanine(745)-N(1))-methyltransferase (ID:JIFNMEKO_01250;~source:Prodigal:2.6) encodes the protein MSYLCPLCASPLQQLSAVWRCQHGHQYDRAKEGYVNLLPVQFKRSKQPGDSAEMVHARRTFLGGGHYSALQHNVCALVSKWFPSSANSLLDIGCGEGYYTGAVAHQAQSLGAAKVFGLDVSKEAIRFAAKREKHVQFSVASSSRLPFADAAIDMATCIYAPYKLEELTRVIASEGYVVIVTPGPRHLIQFKSLIYTQVKEHSAELSPLTGFLLREQVVLSYPMLLSGSDAVALLQMTPLAWRASSEVWQLLENSEQFLCETDFIIRVWQKEKQPVTLENAPAHEE